The following are encoded in a window of Rosa chinensis cultivar Old Blush chromosome 4, RchiOBHm-V2, whole genome shotgun sequence genomic DNA:
- the LOC112198145 gene encoding protein TWIN LOV 1 isoform X2 has translation MESESGLLEQSINSRYSLWVQEALNELPDSFTVTDPYISGQPIVFASKGFLKMMGYSKTEVIGRNGRIFQGPGTCRRSVMEIREAIREERGIQINLVNYRRDGTPFWMLFHMCPVFSKEDGRVIHFVAVQVPILRKPRRRNGVGLVYEEESRVNESVYGSCRREVCSDSLVDLGSALSLECALDDADNRGLEIEETCEASELEKQRAASSMNNILSVLTHYSELTGRLVCGKRCNLTGVGLLSSSLNISLGRIKQSFVLTDPHLPDMPIVYASEAFFKLTGYARHEVMGRNCRFLSGEDTDSSATYRIKESVQNEKACTVRILNYRKDKSSFWNLLHVSPIRNASGKMEEACKNQDGHGLSPEMRQLSAVGAVRIAVRSLSMGAGTSKS, from the exons ATGGAGTCGGAGTCGGGTTTACTAGAGCAATCAATCAATAGTCGTTACTCGCTTTGGGTCCAAGAAGCTCTGAACGAATTGCCGGACAGTTTTACGGTGACTGATCCTTATATTTCCGGCCAACCCATCGTTTTTGCGAGCAAAGGGTTCCTGAAAATGATGGGGTACTCGAAAACCGAGGTGATTGGGAGGAATGGGAGGATATTTCAAGGGCCAGGTACTTGTAGAAGGTCGGTTATGGAAATAAGGGAGGCCattagagaagagagaggtatTCAGATTAATTTGGTGAATTATAGGAGGGATGGGACACCCTTCTGGATGCTGTTTCATATGTGCCCTGTGTTTAGCAAAGAGGATGGGAGGGTGATTCATTTTGTGGCAGTTCAAGTTCCCATTTTGCGAAAACCGAGGAGGAGGAATGGGGTTGGTTTGGTGTATGAGGAGGAGAGTAGGGTGAATGAGAGTGTTTATGGGTCTTGTAGAAGAGAAGTGTGCTCTGATTCTTTGGTGGATTTGGGCAGTGCTTTGTCTCTGGAGTGTGCATTGGATGATGCTGATAATAGAG GACTGGAGATTGAAGAGACGTGTGAGGCAAGTGAATTAGAGAAGCAAAGAGCTGCGTCTTCCATGAATAACATCTTGTCTGTGCTAACACATTATAGCGAGTTAACAGGCAGACTGGTGTGTGGAAAGAGATGCAACTTAACTGGGGTGGGCCTTCTCAGTTCATCCTTAAATATTTCTCTTGGTAGAATCAAACAAAGCTTTGTATT AACAGATCCGCACTTACCTGACATGCCTATAGTTTACGCAAGTGAGGCCTTCTTCAAATTGACAG GTTATGCCAGACACGAAGTCATGGGACGCAATTGTAGATTTCTAAGTGGCGAGGATACGGATTCCTCAGCGACATATCGG ATAAAGGAAAGCGTTCAGAATGAAAAAGCATGCACAGTACGTATCTTGAATTACAG GAAGGATAAGAGTTCATTTTGGAATCTTCTTCATGTATCACCAATTCGTAATGCTTCTGGCAAG ATGGAAGAAGCCTGTAAGAACCAGGATGGGCATGGGCTAAGCCCTGAGATGAGGCAGCTTAGCGCCGTTGGAGCCGTCAGGATTGCAGTGAGGAGTTTATCAATGGGTGCCGGCACATCCAAGTCTTGA
- the LOC112198145 gene encoding protein TWIN LOV 1 isoform X3, with amino-acid sequence MESESGLLEQSINSRYSLWVQEALNELPDSFTVTDPYISGQPIVFASKGFLKMMGYSKTEVIGRNGRIFQGPGTCRRSVMEIREAIREERGIQINLVNYRRDGTPFWMLFHMCPVFSKEDGRVIHFVAVQVPILRKPRRRNGVGLVYEEESRVNESVYGSCRREVCSDSLVDLGSALSLECALDDADNRGLEIEETCEASELEKQRAASSMNNILSVLTHYSELTGRLVCGKRCNLTGVGLLSSSLNISLDPHLPDMPIVYASEAFFKLTGYARHEVMGRNCRFLSGEDTDSSATYRIKESVQNEKACTVRILNYRKDKSSFWNLLHVSPIRNASGKIAYFVGVQMEEACKNQDGHGLSPEMRQLSAVGAVRIAVRSLSMGAGTSKS; translated from the exons ATGGAGTCGGAGTCGGGTTTACTAGAGCAATCAATCAATAGTCGTTACTCGCTTTGGGTCCAAGAAGCTCTGAACGAATTGCCGGACAGTTTTACGGTGACTGATCCTTATATTTCCGGCCAACCCATCGTTTTTGCGAGCAAAGGGTTCCTGAAAATGATGGGGTACTCGAAAACCGAGGTGATTGGGAGGAATGGGAGGATATTTCAAGGGCCAGGTACTTGTAGAAGGTCGGTTATGGAAATAAGGGAGGCCattagagaagagagaggtatTCAGATTAATTTGGTGAATTATAGGAGGGATGGGACACCCTTCTGGATGCTGTTTCATATGTGCCCTGTGTTTAGCAAAGAGGATGGGAGGGTGATTCATTTTGTGGCAGTTCAAGTTCCCATTTTGCGAAAACCGAGGAGGAGGAATGGGGTTGGTTTGGTGTATGAGGAGGAGAGTAGGGTGAATGAGAGTGTTTATGGGTCTTGTAGAAGAGAAGTGTGCTCTGATTCTTTGGTGGATTTGGGCAGTGCTTTGTCTCTGGAGTGTGCATTGGATGATGCTGATAATAGAG GACTGGAGATTGAAGAGACGTGTGAGGCAAGTGAATTAGAGAAGCAAAGAGCTGCGTCTTCCATGAATAACATCTTGTCTGTGCTAACACATTATAGCGAGTTAACAGGCAGACTGGTGTGTGGAAAGAGATGCAACTTAACTGGGGTGGGCCTTCTCAGTTCATCCTTAAATATTTCTCTTG ATCCGCACTTACCTGACATGCCTATAGTTTACGCAAGTGAGGCCTTCTTCAAATTGACAG GTTATGCCAGACACGAAGTCATGGGACGCAATTGTAGATTTCTAAGTGGCGAGGATACGGATTCCTCAGCGACATATCGG ATAAAGGAAAGCGTTCAGAATGAAAAAGCATGCACAGTACGTATCTTGAATTACAG GAAGGATAAGAGTTCATTTTGGAATCTTCTTCATGTATCACCAATTCGTAATGCTTCTGGCAAG ATTGCGTACTTTGTGGGTGTTCAGATGGAAGAAGCCTGTAAGAACCAGGATGGGCATGGGCTAAGCCCTGAGATGAGGCAGCTTAGCGCCGTTGGAGCCGTCAGGATTGCAGTGAGGAGTTTATCAATGGGTGCCGGCACATCCAAGTCTTGA
- the LOC112198145 gene encoding protein TWIN LOV 1 isoform X1, giving the protein MESESGLLEQSINSRYSLWVQEALNELPDSFTVTDPYISGQPIVFASKGFLKMMGYSKTEVIGRNGRIFQGPGTCRRSVMEIREAIREERGIQINLVNYRRDGTPFWMLFHMCPVFSKEDGRVIHFVAVQVPILRKPRRRNGVGLVYEEESRVNESVYGSCRREVCSDSLVDLGSALSLECALDDADNRGLEIEETCEASELEKQRAASSMNNILSVLTHYSELTGRLVCGKRCNLTGVGLLSSSLNISLGRIKQSFVLTDPHLPDMPIVYASEAFFKLTGYARHEVMGRNCRFLSGEDTDSSATYRIKESVQNEKACTVRILNYRKDKSSFWNLLHVSPIRNASGKIAYFVGVQMEEACKNQDGHGLSPEMRQLSAVGAVRIAVRSLSMGAGTSKS; this is encoded by the exons ATGGAGTCGGAGTCGGGTTTACTAGAGCAATCAATCAATAGTCGTTACTCGCTTTGGGTCCAAGAAGCTCTGAACGAATTGCCGGACAGTTTTACGGTGACTGATCCTTATATTTCCGGCCAACCCATCGTTTTTGCGAGCAAAGGGTTCCTGAAAATGATGGGGTACTCGAAAACCGAGGTGATTGGGAGGAATGGGAGGATATTTCAAGGGCCAGGTACTTGTAGAAGGTCGGTTATGGAAATAAGGGAGGCCattagagaagagagaggtatTCAGATTAATTTGGTGAATTATAGGAGGGATGGGACACCCTTCTGGATGCTGTTTCATATGTGCCCTGTGTTTAGCAAAGAGGATGGGAGGGTGATTCATTTTGTGGCAGTTCAAGTTCCCATTTTGCGAAAACCGAGGAGGAGGAATGGGGTTGGTTTGGTGTATGAGGAGGAGAGTAGGGTGAATGAGAGTGTTTATGGGTCTTGTAGAAGAGAAGTGTGCTCTGATTCTTTGGTGGATTTGGGCAGTGCTTTGTCTCTGGAGTGTGCATTGGATGATGCTGATAATAGAG GACTGGAGATTGAAGAGACGTGTGAGGCAAGTGAATTAGAGAAGCAAAGAGCTGCGTCTTCCATGAATAACATCTTGTCTGTGCTAACACATTATAGCGAGTTAACAGGCAGACTGGTGTGTGGAAAGAGATGCAACTTAACTGGGGTGGGCCTTCTCAGTTCATCCTTAAATATTTCTCTTGGTAGAATCAAACAAAGCTTTGTATT AACAGATCCGCACTTACCTGACATGCCTATAGTTTACGCAAGTGAGGCCTTCTTCAAATTGACAG GTTATGCCAGACACGAAGTCATGGGACGCAATTGTAGATTTCTAAGTGGCGAGGATACGGATTCCTCAGCGACATATCGG ATAAAGGAAAGCGTTCAGAATGAAAAAGCATGCACAGTACGTATCTTGAATTACAG GAAGGATAAGAGTTCATTTTGGAATCTTCTTCATGTATCACCAATTCGTAATGCTTCTGGCAAG ATTGCGTACTTTGTGGGTGTTCAGATGGAAGAAGCCTGTAAGAACCAGGATGGGCATGGGCTAAGCCCTGAGATGAGGCAGCTTAGCGCCGTTGGAGCCGTCAGGATTGCAGTGAGGAGTTTATCAATGGGTGCCGGCACATCCAAGTCTTGA